In the Shewanella sp. OMA3-2 genome, one interval contains:
- the sixA gene encoding phosphohistidine phosphatase SixA produces MQLFLMRHGEASFDAPSDRERMLTHHGRYQTGQMANLLNNRMSQLDLVLVSPYLRAQQTWQVVSKHLPKARKCVVVDDITPSGDPKMAAEVILAYAQQYKADTVLVITHMPIVSFLVSELVAGVEPPIFATSAFVQIDKHSEQASFVAMNYPSAV; encoded by the coding sequence ATGCAGCTATTTTTGATGCGCCATGGTGAAGCCAGTTTTGATGCGCCATCAGATCGTGAAAGGATGTTAACGCATCACGGACGATACCAAACAGGCCAAATGGCTAACTTACTTAATAATAGAATGTCTCAGCTTGATCTGGTGTTAGTCAGTCCTTATTTACGTGCTCAGCAAACGTGGCAAGTCGTCAGCAAACACCTACCTAAAGCGAGAAAGTGTGTTGTTGTAGACGATATCACCCCTTCAGGTGATCCTAAAATGGCAGCTGAAGTTATTCTTGCCTATGCGCAGCAATATAAAGCGGATACGGTGTTAGTGATTACTCACATGCCGATAGTGAGTTTTTTGGTGAGTGAATTAGTTGCAGGAGTTGAACCGCCTATTTTTGCCACCTCTGCTTTTGTACAAATTGATAAACATTCAGAACAAGCAAGCTTTGTGGCAATGAATTACCCTAGTGCGGTTTAA
- the smrB gene encoding endonuclease SmrB, with amino-acid sequence MNDKNITDFESFSDLVAGIKPLKQQAHHFKQPVKNKQQVEIKEQLLHSSSYFSDTYQPLLPVTGPMRWTNDGVDKIELKRLRRGDYVPDLLLDLHGLRQSEAKLELAALIQACVKQNSMCCSVMHGYGMGILKQQLPMWLAQHPKVKAFHQAPKEWGGDAALLILIDIGDQPHRR; translated from the coding sequence ATGAATGACAAAAATATCACTGATTTCGAGTCGTTTAGTGATTTGGTTGCCGGCATTAAACCCCTTAAGCAACAAGCGCATCACTTTAAACAACCCGTAAAAAACAAACAGCAAGTGGAAATAAAAGAGCAACTGCTTCATTCAAGTAGCTACTTTTCTGACACCTATCAACCGTTATTGCCCGTCACGGGACCAATGCGCTGGACAAATGACGGCGTTGATAAAATAGAGTTAAAACGTTTACGCCGTGGCGATTACGTCCCAGACCTATTACTCGATTTACACGGATTAAGGCAGTCAGAAGCCAAACTTGAGCTTGCGGCCCTTATTCAAGCATGTGTTAAACAAAATAGTATGTGCTGCAGTGTAATGCACGGGTATGGTATGGGGATATTAAAGCAGCAATTGCCTATGTGGCTAGCACAACACCCAAAAGTAAAGGCCTTTCATCAAGCACCTAAGGAATGGGGCGGTGATGCTGCGTTATTGATTTTGATTGATATTGGTGATCAGCCACATCGAAGATAG
- the prmB gene encoding 50S ribosomal protein L3 N(5)-glutamine methyltransferase yields MDKIFVDEAVTELSTIGDMLRWAVSRFNDAGIFYGHGTDNAWDEAIALVFHALHLPEEIGQQVIQSNLTSSEKHKIVELIIRRVRERLPVPYLTNKAHFAGLEFFVDERVLVPRSPIAEMINNNFSPWLYNKPVHRIMDLCTGSGCIAIACAYAFEDAEVDALDISEDALEVAQINIETLGVLDRVFPIQSDMFAAIEKGPHYDLIVSNPPYVDAEDIGDMPNEYHHEPAIGLASGRDGLDLTKRILANAADYLTENGLLVVEVGNSMVHLMEQFPDVPFMWVDFEFGGDGVFVLTRDQLVENQSLFTIYKDSE; encoded by the coding sequence TTGGATAAAATTTTTGTAGATGAAGCGGTAACCGAGTTAAGTACTATTGGCGATATGCTCCGTTGGGCTGTCAGTCGTTTTAATGATGCCGGAATTTTTTATGGCCACGGTACAGACAATGCTTGGGATGAAGCCATTGCATTAGTTTTTCATGCATTACACCTACCGGAAGAAATAGGTCAGCAAGTTATTCAGAGTAACTTAACGAGCAGTGAAAAACATAAAATCGTTGAGTTGATTATTCGTCGCGTTCGCGAGCGATTACCGGTTCCTTATTTAACCAATAAAGCCCATTTTGCCGGATTAGAATTTTTTGTTGATGAACGTGTGTTAGTACCACGTTCACCGATTGCTGAAATGATTAATAATAATTTCAGCCCTTGGTTATATAACAAGCCTGTACATCGCATTATGGATTTGTGCACTGGTAGTGGCTGTATCGCAATTGCTTGTGCTTATGCTTTTGAAGATGCTGAAGTTGATGCGCTTGATATTAGTGAAGATGCCCTAGAAGTTGCTCAGATTAATATAGAAACCTTGGGTGTGTTAGATCGTGTATTCCCAATTCAGTCCGATATGTTTGCAGCGATTGAAAAAGGACCTCATTACGATTTGATCGTATCTAATCCTCCTTATGTAGATGCTGAAGATATTGGTGATATGCCTAATGAGTATCATCATGAACCAGCCATTGGCTTAGCATCGGGGCGTGATGGGTTAGATTTAACCAAGCGTATTTTAGCCAACGCCGCAGATTACTTAACCGAAAATGGTTTGTTGGTGGTTGAGGTAGGAAATTCTATGGTGCATTTAATGGAACAGTTCCCTGATGTACCCTTTATGTGGGTCGATTTTGAATTTGGTGGTGATGGGGTATTTGTATTAACCCGTGATCAGCTAGTTGAAAATCAATCACTTTTTACCATCTATAAAGATAGTGAATAA
- the aroC gene encoding chorismate synthase: protein MSGNSIGQNFVVTTFGESHGVALGCIIDGCPPGLELTVEDMQHDLDRRRPGTSRYTTARREADEVRILSGVFEGKTTGTSIGLLIENTDQRSQDYSNIKDLFRPGHADYTYQQKYGLRDYRGGGRSSARETAMRVAAGAVAKKYLKAVHGIEIHGYLSQLGPISAESVDLAQVEQNAFFFPDASKLDALDEYMRELKKSGDSIGAKITVLATGVPVGLGEPVFDRLDADIAHALMGINAVKGVEIGDGFGVVTQKGSEGRDLMSPLGFESNHAGGVLGGISSGQPIVANIALKPTSSISVPGKSMTAQGEVADVVTKGRHDPCVGIRAVPIAEAMLAIVLMDHLLRHRAQNQDVISQTPVIGMR, encoded by the coding sequence ATGTCAGGAAACAGTATTGGGCAAAACTTTGTCGTCACCACATTTGGTGAAAGTCACGGTGTGGCACTTGGGTGTATTATTGATGGTTGCCCACCAGGGCTAGAGTTAACCGTTGAAGATATGCAACATGATCTTGACCGTCGCCGCCCAGGTACGTCACGCTATACCACAGCACGTCGTGAAGCTGATGAAGTGAGGATTTTATCCGGTGTATTTGAGGGTAAAACCACAGGGACTTCGATTGGTCTATTAATTGAAAATACCGATCAACGTAGCCAAGACTATTCCAACATAAAAGATTTATTTCGCCCAGGACATGCAGATTACACTTACCAGCAAAAGTATGGTCTTCGTGATTATCGTGGTGGTGGGCGCTCATCAGCCCGTGAAACCGCAATGCGTGTTGCAGCTGGTGCTGTGGCTAAAAAGTATTTAAAAGCGGTGCATGGCATTGAGATCCATGGCTATTTATCACAACTGGGTCCAATTAGTGCTGAGTCTGTTGATTTAGCGCAAGTAGAACAAAATGCCTTTTTCTTCCCTGATGCGTCTAAGCTTGATGCGTTAGATGAATATATGCGCGAGCTGAAAAAGTCGGGCGATTCTATTGGTGCAAAAATTACCGTGTTGGCTACAGGAGTGCCGGTTGGTCTAGGTGAACCAGTATTTGACCGTTTAGATGCAGATATTGCCCACGCATTAATGGGGATCAATGCGGTAAAAGGTGTTGAAATTGGTGATGGATTTGGTGTGGTGACACAGAAGGGCTCAGAAGGGCGTGATTTGATGTCCCCCCTTGGATTTGAGTCAAATCATGCTGGTGGCGTTTTAGGTGGCATATCCTCAGGTCAACCGATTGTGGCTAATATTGCATTAAAGCCAACATCAAGCATTAGCGTGCCAGGTAAAAGTATGACAGCCCAAGGCGAGGTGGCTGATGTTGTCACTAAAGGTCGTCATGATCCTTGTGTCGGCATTCGCGCCGTGCCTATTGCTGAAGCTATGTTAGCGATTGTATTAATGGATCATCTATTACGACATCGCGCTCAAAATCAAGATGTTATTAGCCAAACACCTGTAATCGGAATGCGTTAA
- a CDS encoding MFS transporter, translating to MPISSSPEFQLRWLRACYFFFFAILGVLVPYLGVFFDARGFDAQEIGSLLAILMATRIVAPNLWAIVADRTGMRAGLIKLGAFCAALTFISFFFEGGFWYLAISLTIYTFFWNAILAQLEVITLETLGGNANQYGAIRSWGSVGYIVLVVLAGVSIERLGAEVLPYIGMVLFIGLLICSMPLPSTKAAVLSSAERPKLLLDKSIILFLLSALLLQMSVGPFYGFFVLYLKQVGYSETFAGIMVAFGVLAEIVIFLYASKLIGKYGLRLLLIVSIVLTSARWLILGYYPDVIVMLIFSQTLHAFTFGLTHAVSIQFIHRHFGIHHRSTGQALYASLSFGVGGALGTWISGYIWGDGSGAAHVWLFAAACAITSAVAVVFIPDINGKKQRS from the coding sequence ATGCCAATCAGTTCTAGCCCTGAGTTTCAGCTTCGCTGGCTCAGGGCTTGTTATTTTTTCTTCTTTGCTATTCTTGGTGTTCTCGTTCCCTATCTTGGGGTGTTTTTTGATGCCCGCGGGTTTGATGCCCAAGAAATAGGTTCATTACTTGCCATACTGATGGCAACACGGATTGTAGCACCCAATCTTTGGGCTATAGTCGCAGATAGAACAGGGATGAGGGCGGGGTTAATTAAGTTAGGTGCTTTTTGTGCCGCACTGACTTTTATCAGTTTTTTCTTTGAGGGGGGCTTTTGGTATTTAGCGATTAGCTTGACCATCTATACCTTCTTTTGGAATGCTATTCTAGCGCAACTTGAAGTCATCACCCTCGAGACATTAGGTGGCAATGCCAATCAATATGGTGCAATTCGAAGTTGGGGCAGTGTTGGCTACATTGTGTTAGTCGTGTTAGCTGGCGTAAGTATTGAACGTTTAGGCGCAGAGGTATTACCTTACATCGGTATGGTTCTATTTATTGGGCTATTAATATGTTCAATGCCACTACCTTCGACTAAAGCAGCTGTACTAAGCAGTGCTGAACGACCTAAATTATTGTTAGACAAATCAATCATCCTCTTCTTGTTATCAGCCTTATTATTGCAAATGAGCGTTGGGCCTTTTTATGGTTTTTTTGTGCTTTATCTTAAGCAAGTGGGTTATTCAGAAACCTTTGCTGGGATCATGGTTGCTTTTGGGGTGTTGGCCGAAATCGTTATCTTTTTATACGCGTCAAAATTGATTGGCAAATATGGTTTACGCTTGCTACTCATTGTTAGTATTGTGCTGACCTCCGCGCGCTGGTTAATTTTAGGGTATTATCCCGATGTTATTGTAATGCTGATATTCAGCCAAACATTACATGCATTTACCTTTGGTTTAACCCATGCGGTGTCTATTCAATTTATTCATCGCCACTTTGGTATTCATCATCGCAGTACTGGTCAAGCCTTATATGCCAGCCTAAGTTTTGGTGTGGGTGGTGCGTTAGGCACCTGGATTAGCGGCTATATTTGGGGGGATGGCAGTGGTGCAGCTCATGTTTGGTTATTCGCAGCAGCTTGTGCAATTACCTCTGCCGTAGCTGTAGTGTTTATTCCTGATATAAATGGAAAAAAACAGCGCAGCTGA
- a CDS encoding ATP-NAD kinase family protein: MKPFRLGLLINPLAGLGGSVGLKGSDGVVEEALAKGAEPKAHLRMQQALEVVAAYKDRIEIVTSSGNMGENLAVKLGFNTQVVHHCGDKQNQSGTDLSELNNITQRVFTTQQDTRDAVKALLDQSLDLLLFAGGDGTARDVYSIVDDAIPVLGVPAGVKIHSGVYGITPKASGLVIKMLLDGELVSLMTADVMDIDETAFRQGTVKAKRFGEMLVPAEPRYVQAVKMGGKETDELVLADIAADVIESMEDEIFIMGSGSTVAAIMDDLYLDNTLLGVDVIQDKQLIATDVTAQELLQITNGKPTKLVITLIGGQGHVLGRGNQQLSPALIKQLGKDNILIVATKTKLKALEGRPLIVDSGDPELDVALTGYYKVVTGYHDYVMYQVANPDLVE, translated from the coding sequence GTGAAACCGTTTCGTTTAGGGTTACTCATCAATCCATTAGCAGGTTTAGGCGGCAGTGTCGGTTTAAAAGGATCAGACGGTGTTGTCGAGGAAGCATTGGCCAAAGGAGCAGAGCCCAAAGCACATCTGCGTATGCAGCAAGCGCTAGAGGTCGTGGCCGCTTATAAAGACCGAATTGAAATCGTGACCTCGTCTGGCAATATGGGCGAAAACTTGGCTGTTAAACTGGGCTTTAATACTCAGGTTGTGCATCACTGCGGTGATAAACAGAATCAATCTGGTACAGATTTAAGTGAACTTAATAATATCACTCAAAGAGTATTTACCACCCAACAAGATACTCGTGACGCAGTAAAGGCATTATTAGATCAGTCACTGGATTTATTACTCTTTGCTGGTGGTGATGGTACAGCCAGAGATGTGTATTCTATTGTTGATGATGCAATTCCGGTTTTAGGCGTACCCGCAGGCGTTAAAATTCATTCAGGCGTTTATGGCATCACGCCTAAGGCTTCAGGCTTAGTGATTAAAATGTTGCTTGACGGTGAGCTGGTGAGTTTAATGACCGCAGATGTCATGGATATTGATGAAACCGCATTCAGACAAGGCACAGTTAAAGCCAAACGTTTCGGTGAAATGTTAGTGCCTGCTGAGCCGCGTTATGTACAAGCGGTAAAAATGGGCGGCAAAGAAACCGATGAATTGGTATTGGCCGATATTGCCGCCGATGTGATTGAGTCTATGGAGGATGAGATTTTTATCATGGGCTCTGGCAGTACCGTTGCTGCAATTATGGATGATCTTTATTTAGATAATACTTTGCTTGGCGTTGATGTTATTCAAGATAAACAGTTAATTGCCACTGATGTAACAGCTCAAGAGTTACTGCAGATAACCAATGGTAAACCAACCAAGCTTGTGATTACCTTGATTGGTGGTCAAGGGCATGTGCTTGGAAGAGGTAATCAACAATTATCACCAGCCTTGATAAAACAGCTGGGTAAAGACAATATTTTGATTGTTGCCACAAAAACTAAGCTAAAAGCACTTGAAGGACGGCCATTAATTGTGGATAGTGGCGACCCAGAATTAGATGTAGCCCTTACAGGCTATTATAAAGTAGTAACCGGTTACCATGATTACGTCATGTATCAAGTGGCTAACCCAGATTTGGTGGAATAA
- a CDS encoding YfcL family protein — translation MLEKYDVAMESWIEETVSNGDDDALFASGYLQGHIAVVLAKLEVEADQGLEALDEQVIQCLALANEELNDADYVLVAQAWQQLRGRIVSAVA, via the coding sequence ATGTTAGAAAAGTATGATGTCGCAATGGAATCTTGGATAGAAGAAACCGTTAGCAATGGTGATGATGATGCATTGTTTGCCAGTGGTTACCTACAAGGTCATATTGCAGTGGTATTAGCAAAACTTGAAGTGGAAGCTGATCAAGGTCTTGAGGCACTCGATGAACAAGTCATTCAATGTCTTGCGCTCGCAAATGAAGAACTTAATGACGCTGATTACGTATTAGTTGCCCAAGCTTGGCAGCAATTACGCGGCCGTATTGTGTCTGCAGTAGCATAG
- a CDS encoding RNA methyltransferase, which produces MSPIILDDKQSETALELTSHHVAIGLVNPKTPVNVGGIMRASGCYGVNEVFYTGRRYDFAVKADIQYEVDKKQAAKTIPLKGVESLLAQVPQGSKVICVDLVVGAIPLPQFIHPDNAFYIFGPEDGTIPQQLIDAADDVVYVPTKGCMNLAASVNVLLYDRLAKSTEHQTDDKLIMKNRDTNNRTRVKHWLKKKS; this is translated from the coding sequence ATGTCACCTATTATATTAGATGATAAACAGTCCGAGACCGCATTAGAGCTAACCTCGCATCATGTAGCCATTGGGCTAGTTAATCCTAAAACCCCAGTGAATGTGGGCGGGATTATGCGAGCGTCAGGCTGCTATGGCGTCAATGAGGTTTTTTATACAGGTCGGCGTTATGATTTTGCCGTCAAAGCGGATATTCAATATGAAGTTGATAAAAAGCAAGCGGCCAAAACCATTCCACTTAAAGGCGTTGAATCATTATTAGCCCAAGTGCCACAAGGCAGTAAAGTCATCTGCGTTGATCTTGTGGTTGGTGCTATTCCATTACCGCAATTTATCCACCCAGATAATGCCTTTTATATTTTTGGCCCCGAAGATGGCACTATTCCTCAGCAGCTTATCGATGCTGCTGATGACGTGGTTTATGTGCCGACAAAAGGGTGCATGAATCTTGCCGCTTCAGTAAACGTGTTACTGTATGACCGATTAGCTAAATCCACTGAGCATCAAACCGATGATAAGCTGATTATGAAAAATCGCGATACCAATAACCGTACCCGCGTGAAACACTGGTTAAAGAAGAAGTCATAA
- a CDS encoding glutaredoxin family protein produces the protein MPSNGEYVLYHTEGCHLCELALALVEQSKVSFKHVDICEVADLAQRYGTSIPVFANGQREICWPFNASELAQFLGE, from the coding sequence ATGCCAAGTAATGGTGAATATGTGTTGTATCATACCGAAGGCTGTCACTTATGTGAGTTAGCTTTAGCTTTGGTTGAGCAATCAAAAGTGAGTTTTAAGCATGTCGATATTTGTGAAGTTGCAGACTTAGCCCAGCGCTATGGCACTTCAATTCCCGTGTTTGCTAATGGTCAGCGTGAAATATGCTGGCCTTTTAATGCGTCTGAATTAGCGCAATTTTTAGGAGAGTAG